One part of the Gossypium raimondii isolate GPD5lz chromosome 1, ASM2569854v1, whole genome shotgun sequence genome encodes these proteins:
- the LOC105774629 gene encoding uncharacterized protein LOC105774629: protein MAVAKSACLNHISRESSDIRRLANFYKEIFGFEEIESPDFGEFKVIWLNLPGSFPMHLIERNPLTKLPEGPYSSTAAVADPSNLPRGHHICFTVSNFDSFVQSLKDKGIQTFQRSLPNGKVRQIFFFDPDGNGLEVASREAP from the exons ATGGCGGTGGCGAAATCCGCTTGCCTTAACCACATATCCAGAGAATCCTCTGACATTAGACGCCTTGCTAATTTCTACAAAGAG ATCTTTGGGTTCGAGGAGATTGAGAGCCCAGATTTCGGGGAGTTCAAGGTAATATGGTTGAATCTTCCGGGATCTTTTCCCATGCATTTAATTGAAAGGAACCCACTCACGAAACTTCCCGAAGGTCCGTACAGTTCCACGGCGGCCGTTGCTGACCCTAGTAATCTTCCTAGAGGTCATCATATTTGCTTCACCGTTTCCAATTTCGATTCTTTTGTTCAGTCTCTCAAG GATAAAGGAATTCAGACTTTTCAGAGGTCCCTCCCCAATGGGAAAGTGAGGCAGATCTTCTTTTTTGATCCAGATg GTAATGGATTGGAGGTTGCCAGTAGGGAAGCTCCATGA